Proteins from one Catenuloplanes atrovinosus genomic window:
- a CDS encoding SpoIIE family protein phosphatase: MRQEHVRRVRLPADRRTPAAARAVVRAVLSEGGLDELLNEALLLTTELSTNAVVHARTELEIEVVADGHGLTVTVTDFAAGQLETLSARTRPEETDISEVSERGRGLLLVDHFSSRWGTTHLRHGKGVWFRLDRKIPAPDLLPEIGPPESAVGAGATPSAKALTTLLQSVPDPYGDDALGDFATDLLARVCELVGAAGGVVRLDRGDGGGQQQLARYGRAPRPDVPTVRVPLTVHRPYSGELELDAAPSGYAAPLATLVAERLSLHLENDRLRRADLRRQTWLTFLAEASELLAQSLDVELTLALIPQLVVPRLGQWCAVHTTDEWGRLELATAIHADESALPQLHAALKESGPDSALARLREVSRTGGQAPLGAPTDGIALPLIARGQALGTLAVGRHNRQRHDPDEVAVLEDVARRAGLAIDNARIHDERRRVARTLQQSLLPPVLPVVPGIGFAAEYVPTGSDIEVGGDFYDVMPLPDGRWLVVVGDVSGKGVQAAAVTGLVRDVIRVLAHDGKPLPEVLARLNDTLVERGGGRYCTLALAAVGRSVDGLLDTTLYLAGHDRPVLIRADGRAAFVGTGGTALGLIDAIASPATEVQIRAGDALVFYTDGVTERRRGRELFGPERLRAAAAPLAGYSADVVAARLRTTAIGFSIDPPRDDIAILVLRNDP; this comes from the coding sequence TGCTGACCACCGAGCTGTCGACGAACGCGGTCGTGCACGCGCGGACCGAGCTGGAGATAGAGGTCGTCGCGGACGGGCACGGGCTCACCGTCACGGTCACCGACTTCGCGGCCGGCCAGTTGGAGACGCTGTCCGCGCGCACCCGACCCGAAGAAACCGATATTTCGGAAGTGTCGGAAAGGGGACGTGGGCTGCTGCTGGTCGACCACTTCTCCAGTCGCTGGGGCACCACCCACCTCCGCCACGGCAAGGGCGTCTGGTTCCGGCTCGACCGCAAGATCCCGGCTCCGGACCTGCTGCCGGAGATCGGGCCGCCGGAGAGCGCAGTCGGAGCGGGCGCCACGCCCAGCGCCAAGGCGCTCACCACGCTGCTGCAGTCCGTGCCGGACCCGTACGGCGACGACGCGCTCGGCGACTTCGCCACCGACCTGCTCGCGCGCGTCTGTGAGCTGGTCGGCGCCGCCGGCGGCGTGGTCCGCCTCGACCGCGGCGACGGCGGTGGGCAGCAACAACTCGCCCGGTACGGCCGCGCACCCCGCCCGGACGTGCCCACCGTGCGCGTGCCGCTGACCGTGCACCGGCCGTACAGCGGCGAGCTCGAACTCGACGCGGCCCCGTCCGGCTACGCGGCACCGCTGGCCACGCTCGTCGCCGAACGGCTCTCGCTGCACCTGGAGAACGACCGGCTCCGCCGCGCCGACCTGCGCCGGCAGACCTGGCTGACGTTCCTCGCCGAGGCCAGCGAGCTGCTCGCCCAGTCGCTCGACGTGGAACTCACCCTGGCGCTGATCCCGCAGCTGGTCGTGCCGCGGCTCGGCCAGTGGTGCGCGGTGCACACCACCGACGAGTGGGGCCGGCTGGAGCTGGCCACCGCGATCCACGCGGACGAGTCCGCGCTCCCCCAACTGCACGCCGCGCTCAAGGAGAGCGGGCCGGACTCCGCGCTCGCCCGGCTGCGCGAGGTGTCCCGTACCGGCGGGCAGGCGCCGCTCGGCGCGCCCACGGACGGCATCGCGCTGCCGCTGATCGCGCGCGGCCAGGCGCTCGGCACGCTCGCCGTGGGCCGGCACAACCGGCAGCGCCACGACCCGGACGAGGTCGCGGTGCTGGAGGACGTGGCCCGGCGCGCCGGGCTCGCCATCGACAACGCGCGCATCCACGACGAGCGCCGCCGGGTCGCGCGTACGCTCCAGCAGTCGCTGCTCCCGCCGGTGCTGCCGGTCGTGCCGGGCATCGGCTTCGCCGCCGAGTACGTACCGACCGGCTCGGACATCGAGGTCGGCGGCGACTTCTACGACGTGATGCCGCTCCCCGACGGCCGCTGGCTGGTGGTGGTCGGCGACGTCTCCGGCAAGGGCGTGCAGGCCGCCGCCGTGACCGGCCTGGTCCGCGACGTCATCCGGGTGCTGGCTCACGACGGCAAGCCGCTCCCCGAGGTGCTCGCCCGGCTCAACGACACGCTGGTCGAACGCGGCGGCGGGCGCTACTGCACGCTGGCGCTGGCCGCGGTCGGCCGGTCCGTCGACGGCCTGCTCGACACCACGCTCTACCTGGCCGGCCACGACCGCCCGGTGCTGATCCGCGCGGACGGGCGCGCCGCGTTCGTCGGCACCGGCGGCACCGCGCTCGGCCTGATCGACGCGATCGCCTCCCCGGCCACCGAGGTGCAGATCCGCGCCGGCGACGCGCTGGTCTTCTACACCGACGGCGTCACGGAACGCCGCCGGGGCCGCGAGCTGTTCGGCCCGGAACGCCTGCGCGCGGCGGCGGCGCCACTGGCCGGCTACTCCGCGGACGTGGTCGCGGCCCGGCTGCGCACCACCGCGATCGGCTTCTCGATAGACCCACCGCGCGACGACATCGCGATCCTCGTGCTGCGGAATGATCCGTAG